Part of the Equus caballus isolate H_3958 breed thoroughbred chromosome 18, TB-T2T, whole genome shotgun sequence genome is shown below.
CTAGACACCCATCAACCCTGCTGCCCTGGGCCCCTCCAGCGACCCAGAAGACTCCCAGAGGCAGGGCCCAGTCATGCAGCTGCACCCACACGTTCACGTCTGTGTAGAGTAAGACGAGCGCAGCAGTAAAGACCTGTCAGACAGTCTATGCAACATCTAGTCTAGCGGGATACTCCTGACATAGGAAGCCCTTCACTACAAGGGGTAATTTACTCCCATTTCTCAAAGGAGGACACCGAGGCCCTCAAGCTGCATAAATGCTTTGTACAGGTTTCAGCAAATCTGAAGGGTCAGACAACCAACCTGAGGGTTGGAATTTTCAATCTGGACTTTAATGTATGGAACGACAATTCATCCAAGTGACCGacaccaaaacaataaaaaaggagcTAGGACAAAAAAGACATCACTGAACTTGTAAGAACTTAGACTGGTGTTCCAGGATTAGTGGGTTCGCAGTACCCTGGGCCTTTCCTGGGCCTCTGGGGGGCACCTGGGAAGGGAGTGTGCAGGAGGAAGGGAAGTCGGAGCCACAGGGTAGCACAAAGTGAACAGCCCTTGAGGACCGGGGGGACCCTGTCCCCAGGAACAGAGTGGTCTGTCCAGGCCACACTGTTTTTAAGGACGACCATATCAAAGCCCTTGGATTTCAGCATTAGGGACTCTTGTTTTCAAGCCTCTTTTAAGATGTAAGCTGCTATGAAGGTCAGAATTTTGATTTTGCTTAGCTGGCAACTTTCTGTTTAATTTGGCAAGAAGCCTACTTTGCGCAGAAGTACAGAAACTATACTTTTTTTTCCAAGTAGGAAAGGAATGCTTTAAAGAGACTGCTTTCAACTACTGAGCCAGTTTTCCCTTATGCATGAAGAGATCATGCTTAATATGATCTTCGGTAGTTCTCAACCCAgtctgcacatcagaatcacctggagcttTAAAACGCTGGAACCCCACAGAACTCAGATCCAGCTGGTTCAGGGGCCTCTCAAGCATTGGaattaaaacagagaaacaaattttttaaaaaaacaaaacaaaacaaacaccgAAAACCCATAAAGGGAACCTATTgtacagccagggttgagaaccactgatttggTTGAACCAGAGGAAGTTATCTATACAAAAATGTCACTATCACATGGTTTAACCTAataaaaagatgaaggaaaaacacatctgaaaaaaaatcatttttgttgAGAGGGTGCCTCTCTGTAAGTTTTCTGTGTTTACTTCTATCTAAATGCATGTAAgcacacagatatatatatatgcgttTCTCAATTTGGTACCTTGCTCAATGGGAACAGACACCAAAGATGAGAATAAAACACACAGAAGTCAGAACTGCAGGCAGCCAAAGGCTGTGAAAAATCAAAGTACGCCAACAGGACTTACTTGGTCCCCATAAGCATGACGACCTATGATGATGGGTTTCACCCACCCGCTCACCAGCCGGGGGATATTTTTGCAGATAATGGCCTCCCTGAAGACAGTGCCACCCAGGATATTTCGGATGGTGCCGTTTGGCGATTTCCACATTTGCTTCAGCTTGAACTCCTCAACCCTCTTCTCGTCAGGGGTGATGGTAGCACACTTGACACCCACGTTGTACTTCTTTATGGCTTCTGCGGCATCCTTAGTGACCTGGTCATTGGTGGCATCTCGATTCTCTATGCCTAAATCATAGCTGGGAGGGGAAATCGTGAGTCTCACTTTCCAGACAGGCTGACAGGGGACTGAGGGTGCTGCCACTCCATCACCACACATCAGTGTATGCACGCCGATGGCGCAGAGCCTGCCCTGCAAACGCACCTGCACCTGCCAAGGTTTAGCCTTAGTGTACCCACACACGCCAATCAAAGAGCACCAAGAAAGGCTGGCTTGCTGGGCTAGGCCGCGCGGTGTGGGAAGCTGGCTACAAGTCAACCCCGGTGCTGCCCCTTGACCTGCTCTTCACCAGAGGCAGCAACAGCACTCAAGCAACCCTGTGCAGACTTCCTTCCATGTAGCCAGCATAGAGATGTACCCTAAGCACCATCTTATTCTTCCCTTAGTAAACACTGTGCTCTAAACAGAAGGAGTCACAGGGTGTAAAGGATTTTTTGTACTTCCTATCAGTGCCAAAAATGCTAATGATTCCTGCCTTAACGCTAGTTAGTCATACGATGACCCTTTCCCTAATTCTTGGGCAAGTCCCTCTGTTCTGGAAACAAGCCTGCAGTTTATTGGATCAGCAATGAAATCCAGCAACGGTTTTATACACCCCAGCGTGATAGCTCACTACACACCAACACCTAGACTGCAGGTTACCCAGAGCTGGAGAGAATGTAGGTGATCCACGGAGCACAGAAAATGACTGTACAGCTTTATCTAAAATACATAATACTTTGTcgaaaacagaaaaagcaaaacagtaATGTAACAATTTATTCTCTAAGGCTTTAAACAAGGTTTTCATGTTCCAAAGCGTGCTGACCCATTAAGCTTCCAGATTTCCCTTTTTGCTCTTGTATTTTCCTCTCCTTAGATATCCCAACTCAGACGCAAATGCAAGGATAGCATTCTTGATGTACTTCCAAATAAAAACAGTTCCAAACTGCTTTGTCCTTAAATAATTCGCACGAGCCTAACCAAGCCCCTGCCCTCTTCTCTTCGGGCACAGGAAATGCTGCGTATCTACAAATGTCTATTCCTAACTCAGATACGGAGTGTGGCAGCAGTTCTCACGTGTGCAGGAAACATTTTCCTCCGAAGAACCTCCCGGCAAATTGGgggttttttgtctttcttcttaacgtttctaagagaaaaaaatgagtaagttgGCTGGACCACCATCTAGCCTccagaaaccaaaacaaagagaatCCCTCAAAAAGAACGAGTCACACAATAATAACAGCAGTTTTGGAACAACTTAAAACTTGTGTGAGCCTCCAAAAACTCTTTAGTCTGCAGGCAGGGAGTCTTTTCCTTCTGGGCATAATGACTATCCTTTAAAACCCCAGACGCCTCTAAGCTAACGAGGCTCAAAGCTTCTTTGCAGCCACTATACCAGCAGGAACTCTGCAAACCCACCTGTTGCCATGTCAAGTTCTGCACAGGAGAGTGCTTGTAAAACGCTGCTTTAACCCCGTGGATGACGATTTTTATGCTCCTTTCCTACATGTTTGGTTGACCTCTGCAGTATGCACTCCTTCTCGTGGTTGCAGTACAGACAATATCAACAGCTAAGGCTTAGGATAACTAAAAAGGGTGCCTAAGGACACCATGTGAATTAAATGTCTATACACAAGCAAACAACAGGTCCTCAGGACACAGTCTGATGAATAATTCTGGGTCAAGGCAAACACACTTACAGTTGCCAGCAGTTTGGCTGGAATGTGGTGTTCGCCACTTTATCACGCCGGTTTTCAGCCACTTCACCCTGGTAAAATCCTGTCTCTACCTAGTTCAAATGTACAAAGAGCACGAGCAAATTTATGAAATCACAGGGAAAAAAGGGGAGAATTCCGTAGAGACTTTCTTATCTGTCTCCAAATACTTTCAACACAGGGCAAACAGAGGCTCAACTCTTTAGGACAAAAGGTTTAGAGGAACTTCTCCTAAAAGGTGGGGTTGATCAAACAACTTCAAGGCTTCTTTCTGTGCTAACAATTTATGAagcaggcagaggcaggaaggaaaaggggaagggTCCACTGAGTGGTGAAGCAGAGGACAGAAAACAGAGCTCGAAGGACAAAACTGTATCACCAGCAGGACCTCTGTTACCCTCCCTTGCACACCCAGTACCTTGTGCCTTGAGGCTACTGATTTATTACAGATAAAACCTGCACAGGGAGCAGAGGCTTGGAAAGACCTGAGAATCCCTTTGCTCCCATCAAAATTCTTCTCTGATGCAGAATGAAAGGTCCAGTTTTTCTAGCAATATGTTACAATTACAATAGAGGacttttttacatatatttaggCAGCCCTCCCTGAAAGCGTCATTCGCAAGACACAGCTGTATCTACGTAAAAAGCTGGTTACCCCGACACCACTTGGAGTGTGCTTCTGCATCTGCCGTGTGGAAGGGCAATGCCCTCACCTGTGCAAGTCCAGCTCCACGTGGGGAAAAATGAGTTTCTCTTTAATCAACTCCCAGATGATTCGTGTCATTTCATCTCCTTGCATCTCTACCACAGAACCGCCACGGATTTTTTGAGACATTTTGACTTCCgtaaacctttaaaaagaaaaaaagatatgatACAtatcttgtcatttattttatttcattgtagcgtaaaaacaaaatacaagcaaTCTGGAGACTACCAGAGAACAATTCATAACAGCCCGACTGCATAAAAAGTCAATACTAGCAATTACGTTTTCCATTAGAACTGAACACATTCTCTGCATAAACCATGTTACATAAAGCAGGTGTGTTTCTGAGTCAGCCCTCACAACAACCTGGTAAGATGGaaattatgtttccattttactTGGATAAAAGAACAGCTTTCCCGAGCCCACCTGGCTGGAGTGTGGGGAGACTGATGCTGCAGCAAGCCCTTAATGATGGATCTTATTCTCGACTGTAGGTTTGTCTTAGAAAATGAGATTACTTCCACAATATCATGTTTATTTGAACACTTCTATCCAACTCCTCACTTTACTGGGCCCTCAGGATGAGCAGGGTGATGTGTGCtagtattttcctcttttaagagGGTGTTTTGGCTAAAACAACTACCCTTGAGGAGATTCAACAAGTTCTTGTGACTCATGTTTAGGGAAACTTTAAGTCTAAAAGTGAAAGATGAAGGATTACTGGAGAAACTATGTTTTCCTAGAGACAATAGTAGATACTGGGGATGTCACACTAAATACAACGGTGATTTCTCCGTTACAGAAATCTGTGTATAGAAGGGTCCAAGCCCGTCCCTGTCCTGTTCCTCAGTATCCCAACTCCTGGACGGTTCTTCTGGTTGTTCATGGGTAAAGGTAAGCTGCCAGTGGGCAGGACAGGGAAACAGAATTGTTCCAGGAAAAGATATCTTCCTGGGATGTGGGAGTAGCAAATACAAATTGATCTGATTCCTAGAAAGGGCGGGGTGCACCCTttggaagaagcaaaactctgAGGCTTGAAGCAACACCATGTCCCAGGTGTGTCCCCAGAGGCAAAGGAGGGCCCTAAGGTGCTGCAGGCACCTGTTCCCTTGCAAGATGCTCTGATGGAAACTTCCTTATTCCAGCAACATAACTGCAAACTGCTTTCATCTCCTTGAGATACAGCTGAGGCCTGGAAAAGTCAGGAGAACTAACTTAAAAATTACTAGGTAAGAGGCCTATAAAGAGTATCTCTTGAAAAATGAAGCTCAAGTCATCTgacctttaaattaaaaaaatgtcatgCCTCAGTTCCTGTGACAAGCCAGGATCTATTCCTAACCATCCTCGCTTCCCAAAGCGCAATTCTAGAACACTGCTTCTTGGTGTTCAGGAGGTGCCCTAGGCCATTACTGGGGAGCCATCTGGAACTCAACTTGAATAAAAGCAGTAAGCAAACTGGTGTGCATGAGTGGATTACGTCCCATCTGCAATTTCAGGTATAATTTGCAATACAGTTTAAAGTATACGGTTCAGTCATGCTGACCCCACTGTCACATCTGTCcttgtatttaaaacaaaacaaaacaaaaaaagaggcagCAAACTGATCTTGGTCTTGATAGCACCTTTCCAGGGCTGTATTCCAACACAGTATTATGCAAGAGCCATGACTTGGCTATTTTTCCTTAATGGCAAATACAGCTACTTGAAACTTCAATACTGAGTGACAGGACCTttttaggtattttcttcttAGGTGAAACAAACATCTTCTGCAGTAATCTTTCTACATCTCATAATATGCATAGCTGAAACATTTCAGGTTTTCCTCACATTTCTTATCCAGTAAAATTTTACCaccttttaaataaaaagtaaagctCCATTGTAGACCCTGGTTTACTACAACGCAGGACATTATTTCATGTCTTCTAGAAGTCAATTTCGTGGGTTGGGCTTTAGGCTCCACTGGATTCACTTCTCTACTCTCTACCTCAGATTTTGTCACCGCCCAAACCCTGACTTCAAAAGGAAGGACTTTTCCCACAGGCCAGTTCATGTGGTGTGAAAGCAGCTGAATTCCAATCTCCTGACCCGCTTGTCCAGTTGCAGACAATAAACCCAGACTCACAGAGcagtttaagaaaaaagactGCTCACCCTGTTTAATTCTATTTCATCAACCCCAAATTTttagccacattttttttttctttagctgagATCACAAACTACAATCATTTCTGGACAAAAAGTAGTCTCTTGTACAGAAGTCGCAGGACTGAAAGAAACAAGGAAGCGCGGCGCTTTACTGTTGCAAATACCCTGGACTTGCTCCCCTGCGGCGCCTCTGCCGCCCTCCCGGACCTCTGGGACCTGCTGGACCTTCGGACTGCCCAGACCTCCAAGACCTCCAGAACCTTCAGGACCACCCAGACCTCCGGGACCCCCGAGTCCTCCCGGACCGACTGACCGCAGCACTGCCGCAGCCTAGAGCCCAGAAGGGGAGTGCTCGTGCTCACCCTCGCAACGTGCAGTCGCCGGCCCTCGCTCCTGCAGACTCGCCGAGCGCGGTCTCTGTCCTAGAAGAACGGAGCAGAACCGAGACCTGGCGTGAGGTTGCTGTGTCCGAGCACTGCGCCGATCGACGCTGCCGGACTACCCGGTCTGCCCGGCTCAAGAGGCAGCTCGGGGCACGcccggggcagggggaggggtcgGGTCCGCAGGCGCCCTCTCGGGACGGGGAGGGTCCTCCGGGGACAGGGAGGTCCTCCAGGGACAGGGAAGGGCCTCCAGGGACGGGGAAGGGCCTCCAGGGACGGGGAAGTGCCTCCAGGGACGGGGAAGGGCCGACGGGGAGGGTCCTCCGGGGACGGGGAGGGCCTCCGGGAACTGGGAAAGGCCTCCGGGGACGGCGGGGCCTCCGGGAACAGGGAGAGTCCTCCGGGGACGCGGAAGGGCCTCCGGGGAAGAGAACGGTAGTCCGGGCCCGCACACGCGCCTGTGGCCGTCAGTGCACTAACCCGCGACCCGGCTGCTCGGTCTCCGCCCCCGCGGCCGCGCTCCGTGCCGGCACAAGCACCAGCCCCGCACGCCCCCGCACCCTCCTCCCGCGCAACCCGGCGTCGTCCCCGCCCGACCCCGCACCCTCCCCGCCTCCTCCGCCCGGCCGCCGCTCGGCCCGTGCACCGGCGAGGACCAGGCCAGGCCGCCCACACGCTCGAGCCCGCAGGCACCGCACCTTAGTCCGCGCGGGCACACGCCGTCCGGGCTCCTGACACCGCCTCCGCAGGAACCGCAGCGCAGTCCCGCAGGCTTCGCCGCCGGCTTTTGTCCACCGGGATCGGCCCCTCGGCCCACTTTCCGGCCACGCCCACTCCGTGGCCCCGCCCCCGACACGCCGCCAATCCCGCGCGCCGATCTCGCCGAGGTGGGCGGGGCCAGGCCCCTCAGCCCACCTCCCGGCCAGTCCTCCGCCCCGCCCACCTCCCGGCCCTGCTCTCGCCACGCCCTTCTGCGGCCTCGCCCCCGAGACGCCACCAATCCCACGCGCCGACCTCTCCGAGGTGGGCGGGGCCAGGCGTCAGGGACGGGTCCCCGAGCCTTGGGGCGAAGCCGCGGGTCAGCCTTCCCTGCGCTCCCGGTGCGGGAGGGGCTGCGGCGCCCCCTAGACTCGGGGCGCTCCCCGCGGCGGAAGGACGCGAACGCCCCGTGCAGGCTGGACACGCAGCGAGCGGGCCGCGCGGCGCGCTCCCAGGGCTCCGGGGTCTGCCGAGACCCACGCCGCCAGGGGCCCCGGGCTTGGCAGCGACCGAGGGCCCGGCTGCCGCGAGTTCCCAGGCCCATCCCCTTGCCTGCGCCCTGGACGAGCCCGAGACGGGTCACGCCTGTGGCAGAAGGAAGCGTGCTGTGGCGGGCGTGGGGCCGCGTGGGGCGTCTGGGCTCAGCTGGAGCGCAAAGCGCTGTCAACTTGAAAGGCACGCCCGcctgttattttaccctcaaaaggAGTTTACTCGGGAATAGCCCAAACAATCGCAACCGGACACACGCGCGATGCGGCGAAGCCCAGGCAAACACAGCCGGCGTGGACAGGGCTGCCTTTATAGAGAGCGGAGAGGGCGGGACTGTCccaaaggaaagtccattggggaAGAGTGACAGTTCAGAGCGGCAACGGCTTCTCATTGGCCGAGCTGccgcgtttctcattggctgagctgtagcGTCTCTCATTGGCTCAGCTGCAGCGTCTCTGATTGGCTGGGTTGTTGCCCCGGTGAGGAGAGGTCTTCCCTCCGTAGAGaagtagttgtacttcctgtttggtgtaactGAGGACGTGTGATGGGctgtgagagctccccctgcaggcTCTCATGATTCCCATTTAGCTAaggtttattttattaatttccacgaGGCTGATCAGCTGCACAAGCAGGCATGCCACAGTAAATAATTTCTGCCACCACCCAGGGGGTGACCAGGTCTTTATTGGTCCGTACCTGCAATTCCTATTACTACTACATGAATAAACCCAGTTGTCATGTGCATTAGAAGACAGGGATAATGAGATTATTATTTGAGTTCCAGTGAAGCTGGATTAAAGATGTGGAGCCTTAAAAAACAGTGGGTTTAGGAAAAATTGTGTTTCCTGCAGGGAATTATGTTTTGTGTATTCCTTATTCTTGAAAACATGTCGGTGGGGGGCGAGGGGAGGAgtattttaaattgtgatttgTAGGAAAACAGCATGCTTGTATATTGCTGCCCAGGATTCAATGtccccaaatttatttttaaaatgatctcCAGCATCGGGCTATTACAATTACTCTTTGAAGACTGGCATGAAGGGCACGACACAAAGTGCATTTTGGACACTAGAAGGCACCAGTATTCTtcccaagagaaaaggaagaaggaaagaatacaTGGCGTTGAGCTTGTTAACTTTTGAGGTGGATTAATGGAAAGTAGCAGTCACCTCCATTTATTCCTGTAGAAGTGATGGTAGAGTTGTATGAACTCGTATTTTCATCTTGAATATGAGACCCAAAGTCACCTGAGGTTGTAAATTTACTCCATATGCTATCTTTTATTACCTGTTGCCCACtactaaaattatttatattcattCTTGTTCCAGAAAGGCTTTAGAGCAGCCTTCAAGATATTTGCAATATAGCACTATAAGACATTGAATATaggtgaagaaaatgaacaaaagagagaataaatatagGAAATTATACCGAACCAAGGTGAGTTTAACCACAAAATATATTCCATCGAATCCTAAACACTGCTAGAAATGGGCTACAAATTTGGAGCTAAGCCAGTTTGGGAGGAAAGGTAACACTTAAAGGCGTctcagcatctagaacagtgtttCCTAAGCCAGTGGTACAGGAACTCCTCTTtcgttgaaaatattttttgtagatCCCTAGAATTGACTTATAAtattaccatatatatatatatgtataaaagtaGATACATGCTCCTTTGCTGATAGCtgttatacaaatataaaataacaaatgtatAGACAAAATGACTAGAAAGAAAGCTGTAAAACAATACATTGCCATTAACAACATTAATTAAATGTAACAAACTATGTTTGGCTGAAATTAAATTACTGCTTGGAATGTGAACATGAAGCTCATTGTTTACATTCTGGTTCTTTTGAATTTAGCTTGCCTCTTCTGTGGATGCCATATGAGGCTTCATTTAGCACATCAGTTTTCTCTGTCCAGTTAATATTGCATGGCTTGACATCATTTGTCTTTCACTTGGccaataaaaaatctgaatattttaatattatctgACCCCAAACACTGTGTAAACACAAATAGAAACATGGCCACAAAATTTCTATCATAAGAGACACTTATTCAGATAACAGAGGATTTTCATAAATGTTGGAAGGCATCTGTATTTTCATGTTGATGATCTGAAAAAACAGGAAGTAGAATGAACAATTCATTCTACCTCATGGAGATTCAGTTCACTGAAATTCATTGGCCATGAAGATTATGGGAGAGAGAACAGCGAAGGTGATTTCTAGATTTGGGGTTTGGGTGACAGTGTGCCCTTCAACAAGGAAGGGATGTAGATAGAATCA
Proteins encoded:
- the IDH1 gene encoding isocitrate dehydrogenase [NADP] cytoplasmic isoform X1; the protein is MGLGTRGSRALGRCQARGPWRRGSRQTPEPWERAARPARCVSSLHGAFASFRRGERPESRGRRSPSRTGSAGKADPRLRPKARGPVPDAWPRPPRRGRRVGLVASRGRGRRRAWREQGREVGGAEDWPGGGLRGLAPPTSARSARGIGGVSGAGPRSGRGRKVGRGADPGGQKPAAKPAGLRCGSCGGGVRSPDGVCPRGLRTETALGESAGARAGDCTLRGFTEVKMSQKIRGGSVVEMQGDEMTRIIWELIKEKLIFPHVELDLHSYDLGIENRDATNDQVTKDAAEAIKKYNVGVKCATITPDEKRVEEFKLKQMWKSPNGTIRNILGGTVFREAIICKNIPRLVSGWVKPIIIGRHAYGDQYRATDFVVPGPGRVEITYTPSDGSQKRTYLVHNFEEGGGVAMGMYNQDKSIEDFAHSSFQMALSKSWPLYLSTKNTILKKYDGRFKDIFQEIYDKQYRSQFEAQKIWYEHRLIDDMVAQAMKSEGGFIWACKNYDGDVQSDSVAQGYGSLGMMTSVLVCPDGKTVEAEAAHGTVTRHYRMYQKGQETSTNPIASIFAWTRGLAHRAKLDNNKELGFFAKALEDVCVETIEAGFMTKDLAACIKGLPNVQRSDYLNTFEFMDKLGENLKIKLAQAKL